The proteins below are encoded in one region of Fibrella aestuarina BUZ 2:
- a CDS encoding VOC family protein, whose protein sequence is MIQRLAHVALVVTDYDEAIRFYTETLSFDLIEDTYLPDQDKRWVLVSPPGGQSCNLLLAKASTDEQRTYVGNQAGGRVFLFLQTDDFWRDYEQMRQRGVRFVREPVEQAYGTVAVFADLYGNLWDLLGPAPQPAT, encoded by the coding sequence ATGATTCAGCGCCTTGCTCATGTAGCCCTTGTCGTGACTGATTACGACGAGGCCATTCGGTTTTACACCGAAACTCTTTCGTTCGATTTGATCGAAGACACGTACCTGCCCGACCAGGACAAACGCTGGGTGCTGGTGTCGCCGCCGGGTGGCCAGAGCTGCAACCTGCTGCTGGCTAAGGCCAGCACCGACGAGCAACGTACCTACGTGGGCAATCAGGCGGGTGGCCGGGTGTTTCTTTTCCTGCAAACCGACGATTTCTGGCGCGACTACGAGCAGATGCGGCAGCGGGGCGTCCGGTTCGTGCGTGAGCCCGTCGAGCAGGCCTACGGCACCGTCGCTGTTTTTGCCGATCTGTATGGCAACCTCTGGGACCTGCTCGGCCCCGCGCCGCAACCCGCGACCTAG
- a CDS encoding RNA polymerase sigma factor: protein MATYPAPDLITALVERCRNGDRRAQYDLYGRYAKAMYNVCLRIVVHQAEAEDVLQEAFLDAFTNLHRFRAESTFGAWLKQIVINRAIGHLRSRRLLLVSTEAVAEGDLDRPDHTDSLDEEAIEWDVERVRQCMTTLPEGYRVVLSLYLFEGYDHEEIGQILGIGESTSRSQYLRAKKKLIERMHEKR, encoded by the coding sequence TTGGCAACGTACCCAGCTCCCGACCTGATCACGGCTTTAGTCGAACGCTGCCGCAATGGCGACCGACGGGCTCAGTATGACCTGTATGGCCGTTATGCCAAGGCGATGTACAACGTCTGCCTGCGCATTGTGGTGCATCAGGCCGAAGCCGAAGACGTGCTCCAGGAAGCGTTTCTGGATGCTTTCACGAACCTGCATCGGTTCCGGGCCGAAAGCACGTTTGGCGCGTGGCTGAAGCAGATCGTTATCAATCGGGCCATTGGGCATTTACGCAGCCGTCGGTTGCTGCTCGTCAGTACCGAAGCTGTTGCCGAAGGCGACCTCGACCGCCCCGACCACACCGATAGCCTCGATGAGGAAGCGATTGAGTGGGACGTCGAACGCGTTCGGCAGTGCATGACCACCCTGCCCGAAGGGTACCGGGTGGTGCTGTCGCTGTATTTGTTTGAGGGATACGACCACGAGGAAATTGGCCAGATCCTCGGTATTGGGGAGTCTACTTCCCGGTCGCAGTACCTCAGGGCTAAGAAAAAGTTAATAGAACGAATGCATGAAAAGAGGTGA
- the tsaD gene encoding tRNA (adenosine(37)-N6)-threonylcarbamoyltransferase complex transferase subunit TsaD, with protein sequence MTLLAIESSCDETSASVLTDGQVLSNIIATQLIHQQYGGVVPELASRAHQQHIVRVVEEALTVANVTKSELSAVAFTRGPGLLGALLVGASFAKALALGLNIPLIEVNHMQAHVLAHFIQDNPNQAVPQKAVPPFPFLCLTVSGGHTQLVRVDGPLAMHVIGQTQDDAVGEAFDKSAKLLGLPYPGGPLIDKHARQGNPLAFRFPMTDMPGLDFSFSGIKTAIMYFLRDHTRQNPTFVADHLDDICASIQHTLIQMLLTKLERAAQETGIRHVAIAGGVSANSGLRQRLTELADQQGWTVYIPDFAYCTDNAAMIAMAGYFKYQHHDFVGQDVSPLPRMEL encoded by the coding sequence ATGACACTGCTTGCCATCGAATCTTCCTGCGACGAAACCTCCGCTTCGGTCCTGACCGACGGACAGGTGCTGTCGAATATCATCGCGACTCAGCTTATCCACCAGCAATACGGCGGCGTGGTGCCTGAACTGGCTTCGCGCGCGCACCAGCAACACATCGTGCGGGTTGTGGAGGAAGCACTGACGGTAGCTAACGTGACCAAATCGGAGCTGTCGGCGGTAGCCTTTACGCGCGGGCCGGGCCTGCTGGGCGCGCTGCTAGTCGGGGCATCCTTCGCCAAAGCGCTGGCGCTGGGGCTGAACATTCCGCTCATCGAAGTCAACCACATGCAGGCGCACGTGCTGGCTCATTTCATCCAGGACAATCCTAACCAGGCCGTCCCCCAGAAGGCCGTACCCCCCTTTCCATTTCTGTGCCTGACCGTCAGTGGAGGGCACACCCAACTCGTGCGCGTCGATGGACCGCTGGCTATGCACGTTATTGGCCAGACGCAGGACGACGCGGTGGGCGAAGCCTTCGACAAATCGGCGAAGTTGCTGGGCCTGCCCTATCCCGGTGGGCCGCTGATCGACAAACACGCGCGGCAGGGCAACCCGCTGGCGTTTCGCTTCCCGATGACCGACATGCCTGGCCTCGATTTTTCGTTCAGCGGCATCAAAACGGCCATCATGTATTTTCTGCGTGACCACACGCGGCAAAACCCCACTTTCGTGGCCGACCACCTCGACGACATCTGCGCCAGCATTCAGCACACGCTCATTCAGATGCTGTTGACCAAACTGGAGCGCGCTGCGCAGGAAACCGGCATCCGCCATGTCGCTATTGCGGGCGGCGTGTCGGCCAACAGCGGCCTGCGCCAACGCCTGACCGAACTGGCCGATCAGCAAGGATGGACAGTCTATATCCCCGATTTTGCCTACTGTACCGACAACGCCGCCATGATTGCGATGGCAGGCTATTTCAAATACCAGCACCACGATTTCGTCGGGCAGGACGTCAGCCCACTGCCCCGAATGGAATTGTAG
- a CDS encoding MOSC domain-containing protein, whose protein sequence is MQLQSITLYPIKSLGGVSVNEAHIDAKGLRYDRRYMLVTPATGGHPGTFITQRTQHSMALIDVAIDVATNELRVWHRHAPDDVLTLPLVHDEARLLGKLPVTIWASEDVPSRLVSTEADAWFSRVIGKDCQLVYMPDATQRAVTSGRVKAAGDVDKVVSFADGLPILLATQSSLDELNRRAEQTLSMARFRPNLVAGGLCWPHDEDTWGAFQIGDAVFYGVKPCIRCVLTTIDPATGERGAEPLKTLATYRRHNNAILFGENVMPARSSLGQTIRVGDAIAVQQRKTSWLPVGV, encoded by the coding sequence ATGCAACTCCAGTCGATTACCCTCTACCCAATCAAATCGCTGGGCGGTGTCTCGGTCAACGAAGCGCACATCGACGCCAAGGGCCTGCGCTACGACCGCCGGTATATGCTCGTCACGCCCGCCACGGGAGGCCACCCCGGTACGTTCATCACCCAACGTACCCAGCACTCGATGGCGCTGATCGACGTGGCGATCGACGTGGCAACGAACGAACTGCGGGTCTGGCATCGCCACGCGCCCGACGATGTGCTGACGCTGCCGCTCGTGCACGACGAAGCCCGCCTGCTGGGTAAGTTGCCCGTCACGATCTGGGCGAGTGAAGACGTACCCAGCCGACTGGTTAGCACGGAGGCCGACGCGTGGTTTAGTCGGGTAATTGGTAAGGACTGCCAGTTAGTGTATATGCCCGATGCCACCCAACGCGCCGTTACATCAGGCCGGGTAAAAGCCGCGGGTGACGTCGACAAGGTCGTGAGTTTTGCCGACGGCCTGCCGATCCTGCTGGCGACCCAGTCGTCGCTCGACGAACTGAACCGACGCGCCGAACAGACACTGAGCATGGCGCGGTTCCGGCCCAATCTGGTGGCGGGTGGCCTGTGCTGGCCGCACGACGAAGACACCTGGGGGGCATTCCAGATTGGCGACGCGGTGTTTTACGGCGTGAAGCCCTGCATCCGCTGCGTGCTCACCACCATCGACCCCGCCACCGGCGAGCGCGGCGCCGAACCCCTCAAAACACTGGCGACCTACCGCCGACACAACAACGCCATCCTGTTTGGCGAAAACGTGATGCCAGCCCGTAGCAGCCTCGGCCAGACCATTCGCGTGGGCGATGCCATTGCGGTGCAACAGCGCAAAACCTCCTGGTTACCCGTGGGCGTCTAG
- a CDS encoding peptide MFS transporter, translated as MNPASTPTMPAKTGHPTGLYILFLTEMWERFSYYGMRAILLLFLIDNVRGGMGLSAAEGGAIYGIYTSSAYLLPVAGGWIADNLLGQRRAIWYGGIIIMLGHLILAIPGGTVLFYLGLLTVASGTGLLKPNISALVGELYPEGGARRDAAFSIFYVGINLGSLLGITIVGYLGQKVGWHYGFGAAAVGMLLGLIVFRTQGAKYLADLGNFNPSGAEKKAGDSSQNRAVLTFLAVLVLILGTLQLTGLLDLTTAVGLAQAMGIFILLIAVGYLGFVLLASDMTDVEKKRVVVLFVFVLASAAYWAGNEQQGSSLQIFADRFTDLELFGFSIPSSWFQNLNPAFILTLSPVLASLWIFLANRKISFPAPAKMATGLLLLGLAYLVMVVAAKAALAGPRTTPLYLVVTYLFFTLGELFISPVGLSASTKLAPKRYASQLMGIWFIGSSLGNLIAGLFASGFDEKNVQQMPNLFQSVATFSLVASALMLVLVKPLRRWMGGVE; from the coding sequence ATGAACCCAGCTTCAACCCCAACCATGCCAGCCAAAACCGGCCATCCCACCGGTCTGTATATTCTTTTCCTGACCGAAATGTGGGAACGGTTCAGCTACTACGGGATGCGGGCCATCCTGCTCCTTTTCCTAATCGATAATGTGCGTGGGGGCATGGGATTGAGTGCGGCTGAGGGGGGGGCCATTTACGGTATCTACACCTCATCGGCTTACCTGCTGCCTGTAGCCGGTGGCTGGATTGCCGATAACCTGCTGGGGCAACGTCGGGCTATCTGGTATGGCGGTATCATCATTATGCTGGGCCACCTGATTCTGGCCATTCCGGGCGGAACAGTGCTCTTCTATTTGGGGCTGCTCACCGTAGCCTCAGGAACGGGTCTGCTCAAGCCCAACATCAGTGCCCTCGTGGGTGAACTCTATCCCGAAGGTGGGGCTCGCCGCGATGCGGCCTTCTCGATCTTTTACGTGGGCATCAACCTCGGCTCGCTGCTGGGCATTACCATCGTGGGCTACCTGGGCCAAAAAGTAGGGTGGCATTACGGATTTGGGGCGGCGGCCGTTGGCATGCTACTCGGCCTTATCGTCTTTCGTACGCAGGGCGCAAAATACTTGGCCGACTTGGGGAATTTTAATCCGTCAGGTGCTGAGAAAAAGGCTGGTGACAGCAGTCAAAACCGTGCCGTCTTGACGTTTCTGGCTGTGCTGGTGCTCATACTGGGTACGTTGCAACTTACTGGCTTGCTCGACCTGACGACCGCCGTCGGGCTGGCACAGGCAATGGGTATTTTCATTTTACTTATCGCGGTGGGCTATCTCGGCTTTGTCCTGCTTGCCAGCGATATGACCGACGTAGAGAAGAAACGTGTGGTGGTGCTGTTCGTGTTTGTGTTGGCCTCAGCCGCCTACTGGGCAGGTAACGAGCAGCAGGGCTCGTCGCTACAGATTTTTGCCGACCGCTTTACCGACCTGGAGCTGTTTGGCTTCAGCATTCCGTCGAGTTGGTTTCAGAACCTGAACCCGGCTTTCATCCTGACGCTCTCCCCCGTACTGGCCAGTCTCTGGATTTTTCTGGCTAATCGTAAGATCAGTTTTCCCGCTCCCGCCAAAATGGCGACGGGCCTGCTGTTGCTCGGCCTGGCCTACTTGGTGATGGTGGTTGCCGCCAAAGCAGCCCTTGCCGGCCCCCGTACCACCCCGCTTTACCTGGTCGTAACGTACCTGTTCTTCACGCTCGGCGAACTGTTTATTAGCCCGGTTGGGCTGAGTGCCTCGACGAAACTGGCGCCCAAGCGCTACGCTAGTCAACTGATGGGTATCTGGTTCATCGGGTCGTCGCTGGGTAACCTCATCGCGGGTCTGTTTGCCAGCGGTTTCGACGAAAAAAACGTGCAGCAAATGCCCAATCTGTTTCAGAGCGTCGCTACGTTCTCGCTGGTAGCCAGCGCACTCATGCTGGTGTTGGTCAAACCGTTACGGCGATGGATGGGTGGTGTTGAATAA
- the glmM gene encoding phosphoglucosamine mutase, translating into MALIKSISGIRGTIGGRTGESLTPLDVVKFTAAFGQWLLNGQRGQPGPHTVVIGRDGRLSGPMVSQLVAATLQGMGLNVLDLGLSTTPTVEMAVPGENAIGGIILTASHNPIQWNALKLLNSKGEFISGADGEALLAIAEAESFTFAEVKKLGQYRTDSASETSWMQKHIDQILALPLVDREAIVKRNFKVVVDAVNSTGGLAVPMLLTALGVELITKLHCEPTGNFAHNPEPLPENLTDILNATRRDSQDLGIVVDPDVDRLAFICEDGSPFGEEYTLVAVADYVLKNSPEGRRNTVSNLSSTIALRDVTQKYGGQHFASAVGEVNVVEMMKANDALIGGEGNGGIIYPELHYGRDALVGIALFLSHLARFGKSASILRRTYPSYYISKNKIELTPNIDVDAVLDKIKAKYARNPVNTADGVKIEFDKEWVHLRKSNTEPIIRIYSESDTLSTADYLANKIISDIREVIADKM; encoded by the coding sequence GTGGCATTAATTAAATCCATCTCCGGTATCCGGGGAACCATTGGCGGGCGCACCGGCGAAAGCCTCACCCCGCTCGATGTAGTGAAGTTTACGGCTGCTTTCGGGCAATGGCTACTCAATGGGCAACGCGGGCAACCGGGGCCGCATACCGTTGTGATTGGTCGGGATGGGCGATTATCGGGGCCAATGGTCTCCCAACTGGTGGCCGCTACCCTGCAGGGCATGGGCCTCAACGTGCTGGATCTGGGCCTGTCGACCACCCCCACCGTCGAAATGGCCGTTCCCGGCGAAAACGCCATTGGCGGTATCATCCTGACCGCCAGCCACAACCCCATCCAGTGGAATGCCCTTAAACTGCTGAACAGCAAAGGCGAATTTATATCGGGTGCCGATGGCGAAGCGCTGCTGGCCATTGCCGAGGCCGAGTCGTTTACCTTTGCCGAAGTGAAAAAGCTGGGCCAATACCGCACCGACTCAGCCAGCGAAACGTCGTGGATGCAGAAACACATCGACCAGATTCTGGCACTGCCGCTGGTCGATCGGGAGGCCATCGTCAAGCGGAATTTTAAAGTCGTAGTCGATGCCGTCAACTCAACCGGTGGCCTGGCCGTTCCGATGCTGCTGACGGCGCTGGGCGTGGAGCTGATTACCAAACTCCACTGCGAACCCACCGGCAATTTTGCCCACAACCCCGAGCCGCTGCCCGAGAACCTCACCGACATCCTCAACGCCACCCGTCGCGACTCGCAGGACTTGGGTATCGTGGTCGACCCCGACGTAGACCGGCTGGCGTTCATCTGCGAAGACGGCTCCCCCTTTGGCGAAGAATACACGCTGGTTGCCGTTGCCGATTATGTGCTGAAAAACAGCCCCGAAGGCCGCCGCAACACCGTCTCGAACCTGTCCAGCACCATCGCCCTGCGCGACGTCACCCAGAAATATGGCGGGCAGCACTTTGCCTCGGCTGTCGGGGAAGTTAATGTTGTGGAGATGATGAAGGCAAACGACGCGCTGATCGGTGGCGAAGGCAACGGCGGTATCATCTACCCCGAACTGCACTATGGCCGCGACGCCCTCGTGGGCATTGCCCTCTTTCTGAGCCATCTGGCTCGTTTTGGTAAATCGGCCTCGATCCTGCGCCGAACGTACCCCAGCTACTACATCTCCAAGAACAAGATCGAGCTGACGCCCAACATCGACGTAGATGCGGTGCTGGACAAGATCAAGGCTAAATACGCCCGAAACCCCGTCAATACGGCCGACGGTGTGAAGATCGAGTTCGACAAGGAATGGGTACACCTGCGTAAATCGAACACAGAACCCATCATCCGCATCTACTCCGAATCGGATACCCTGTCGACGGCCGACTACCTCGCCAACAAAATCATTTCCGATATTCGGGAGGTCATTGCCGACAAAATGTAG
- a CDS encoding DUF3291 domain-containing protein produces the protein MHLAQINIGRLIAPLDTPALADFVAGLDPINALAEGSPGFVWRLKDETNNATGYHPFADDQIIVNMSVWESLDALRAFAFQSDHMDYLKRRREWFAKFATAYMALWWIPEGHVPTIAEAKERLQSLDEHGDTPFAFTFRKPFPSPTAA, from the coding sequence ATGCACCTCGCTCAGATCAACATTGGCCGCCTGATAGCGCCGCTCGATACACCGGCGCTGGCCGATTTCGTCGCCGGTCTCGACCCGATCAATGCGTTGGCCGAAGGTAGCCCCGGTTTTGTCTGGCGGCTTAAAGACGAGACTAACAATGCCACCGGCTACCACCCGTTTGCCGATGACCAGATTATCGTCAACATGTCGGTCTGGGAAAGCCTTGACGCGCTGCGGGCCTTTGCCTTCCAGTCGGACCATATGGACTACCTGAAACGCCGACGCGAGTGGTTCGCCAAATTTGCAACGGCCTATATGGCCCTTTGGTGGATACCCGAAGGCCACGTACCTACCATTGCCGAAGCCAAAGAGCGACTGCAATCACTCGATGAACACGGTGATACGCCTTTTGCCTTTACCTTCCGTAAGCCATTTCCATCCCCAACCGCAGCCTGA
- a CDS encoding zinc-binding dehydrogenase: protein MKAIQLTALHQPLALIDLPDPTPGPGEVVVNLRAAALNHRDVFIQQGLYPGIILPSVPGSDGAGVVSAVGEGVDVAWLGREVVINPGLQWGPNPAMNSPQFKILGMPDAGTFAEKVVVPASHVYGKPTYLTFEQAAALPLAGLTAWRALMSRAALKPNQTGQPERVLITGAGGGAALFAIQFAVAAGADVWVTAGSPEKLAKAVSLGAKGGVLYKEPDWHKTLLATVTNGDKALSKAGYFDVIIDSAAGPDFNKLTQVAAGGARIALFGGTTGKISDVLPAAIFFKQLNIFGTTMGNDAEFGAMLSFLETHQPVPVIDSVRPLAEAQAAYDRMNAGEQLGKLVLTI from the coding sequence TACCCGACCCGACACCCGGTCCGGGCGAGGTGGTGGTTAACCTCCGCGCCGCCGCGCTGAACCACCGCGACGTGTTTATCCAACAAGGGTTGTACCCCGGCATTATACTGCCCAGTGTGCCCGGCTCCGACGGTGCAGGCGTCGTATCGGCGGTGGGTGAGGGCGTCGACGTGGCCTGGCTGGGGCGCGAGGTGGTGATCAACCCGGGCTTGCAGTGGGGGCCAAATCCGGCCATGAACAGCCCGCAATTCAAGATTCTGGGCATGCCCGACGCCGGTACGTTTGCCGAGAAGGTAGTGGTGCCGGCCAGCCATGTCTATGGCAAACCAACGTACCTGACCTTCGAGCAGGCCGCTGCCCTGCCGCTAGCGGGCCTCACAGCCTGGCGGGCACTCATGAGCCGCGCCGCCCTGAAGCCCAATCAGACCGGGCAACCCGAGCGCGTGCTGATAACGGGAGCCGGGGGCGGAGCCGCCCTCTTCGCGATTCAGTTTGCCGTAGCCGCCGGGGCCGACGTCTGGGTAACGGCCGGCTCGCCCGAGAAGCTGGCGAAGGCGGTGAGCCTGGGAGCGAAAGGCGGCGTGCTGTACAAAGAGCCCGACTGGCACAAGACCTTGCTGGCCACCGTTACCAACGGCGACAAGGCACTGTCCAAAGCAGGTTATTTCGACGTAATCATCGACAGCGCCGCCGGACCCGACTTTAACAAGCTGACGCAGGTGGCGGCGGGTGGCGCCCGCATTGCCCTCTTCGGCGGCACCACCGGCAAAATCAGCGACGTGCTGCCCGCGGCCATTTTCTTCAAGCAGTTGAACATTTTCGGGACGACGATGGGCAACGACGCCGAGTTTGGCGCCATGCTGTCGTTCCTGGAAACGCATCAGCCCGTGCCGGTGATCGACTCGGTGCGCCCCCTAGCCGAGGCCCAGGCCGCCTACGACCGCATGAACGCGGGCGAGCAGTTGGGTAAACTCGTGCTGACGATCTAG